Genomic segment of Sodaliphilus pleomorphus:
GCTGGTGAGCTGGCGGTTGTCGTAGCTGCCGCCCCCGAAGAGAAGCAGATAGCCCAGCTTGTGGCCCTGGCTGTCGGTGCCGCGGTCGTAGAAGCACTTGGCGAGCATGCGATAGGCCATGGCATCGGGGGTGCCGCTCGAGAACTCGTTGAACACGTCGTTCTGGTCAACCACCAGCACGCGCATCGAGTCGACGCTCTCGTGCAGGGCTGCCACGCGGCGGGCCTGGGCGAGGTAGGCGCTGGGCGAGATGATGATCATGTCGGGGGTGGCCTCGCCGTGTATGTTCTGATTTTTCACAGTCCCCACCATCGAGGGTGTGGGAAAGGTGGCGTCCTGGTCAAAGGCAACGTACTCACGGTTGCCCGACTGCGCGGGCGAAAAGGTGACTGTGCTGCCGCTGAGCGATGTGTTCATCTCGATGGGCTGGTGACTCACGGTCACGTCCCACACGTGAGTGCCGGCGTTGCCCCCGCTCAGCTGGAACTGGTCGCTCACGTCGCCGCTGTACTGGCCCCAGCCTATCGTGCCGCCGCTCAGTGCCAGGTTGCGCTGGTAGTTGACGGTGATGTAGTTGAGCCGTGCCATATACAGGGTGTAGATGGGCGAAAACGACAAGGTGTAGGTGAGGCTCGTGGTGCCGCTCAGGGTGAAACTGTTGACAAAGGTGCCATACTTGTAATGCTCGTGGGCGACGTCGGTCACGGTGTTGATGTTCAAGCTGTTGGTGGCCCGTGTGCCATTGTACTGTGCGGTGACTGTTGCTCCGGTTGTAACGTTGCCGGTGGCATAGGTCTTGGCGGCGAAGTTGGTGAGCACGTTTACCGTGCCGCCGTCGGTCAAGCCGTCGAGTGTGAACTTGAAAGGCTGCGTAGTGGTGTAGCGAAAGTCCTCGCCCAGCAGCTGACGCCCGGTTTCGCCGGGATTCACGAGCTCCTCCTCATGAAACTCTCGCCCGGTGACGGTGTTGATCACCTTGCCGCTGCCCAGGCTTGCGCTCGACTTGGCAATAGCCACGTCGCTGTAGCGGCTGTCGTCGGTCACAAAGTAGTAGCCTGCTGTGGCATAGGGGTTTTGTTCCTGCACATAGTTCACAGCTCCGCTCTGCGCTTTCCACTTGATATTGCCCTGGCCGTAAAACAGCAGCTTGCTGCCCGTGCGCACCACAGGCACTTGTGGCAGGTCGTCGGGGATGTCGCTCGTGAGCTGCTCGCTCATGGCACCGCCCCCGAAGCCGAACACGTGCACCTTGCTCAAGTCGCCCAGGCCCCATTTCTTGGCGTCGCTGGCCGTGATTTGGTACATGCCGTTGCCGCTCACCTTGATTTTCACCCATCGGCCCGTGGCCAGTTTCGAGGTGTCGGCACGTGTGCCGGCTGGAAATGCCCCTGCACTCGTGGCGATGACTGCACACAGTGCAACGAGGGCTATCGTCTTGACTGACATGCCTGAATGACGTCGTGTCTGTTGGTCCATATTTTTTCCTTTCACTGCTTTGTCTTGTTGCAATATAACACATTCGGAATCCAGCTTCTGCCCCTGTCAGGCATGACAGCACGGTATTCCTTATCTATATTTTAACGTTGCAGGCGGTGTTTTATTGTGGCAATCTCATTTCATGTCCTCCTCTTCTACACTTGACTTTACTTTGACTCTACACAAGAAGAAAAAATTTGGTCAATTCGTTGGAAAGTTGTAATTTTGCAGTCGATTTCCGAAAGGCTCGACTAAGCGGTGGTGCCTTTTCCCCACACAGGATGATGAGCATCGCCCGCCGCACGGTATAACTTGTAATACAATGTTTAAATAAATGTACGCAATTGTAGACATTCAGGGACAGCAGTTCAAGGCCGAGCAGGGCAAGACACTGTATGTTCACTATCTCGGCGACGAGAAGAAGGAAGGCGATTCAGTAGAATTCGACAAGGTCCTGCTCGTTGACGCCGACGGTGCCGTCAAGGTTGGTGCACCTACCGTCGAAGGTGCAAAGGTTGTTTGCGAGGTAAAGACTCCCCTCGTGAAAGGTGAGCACGTGATCGTTTTCAAGAAACGTCGCCGCAAGGGCTATCGCCGTCTCAACGGCCATCGCCAGATGTTCACTCAGCTTGTGATTAAAGAAGTTATTGCTTAACCCCTAAAATTTTAAAGATTTATGGCACATAAAAAAGGTCAAACCAGTTCAAGGAACGGTCGCGAGTCGCAAAGCAAGCGACTGGGCGTTAAAATTTTTGGTGGTCAATTTGCCAATGCCGGCAGCATCATTCGCCGTCAGCGTGGCACCGTGCATCGTCCCGGCACCAACGTGGGCATGGGCAAGGATCATACACTCTATGCGCTGGTGAGCGGAACGGTTGAGTTCCAGCATCGTGCAGGCCACACCTATGTGAACGTGGTTGCTGCTCCAGCTGCCCAAGAGAGCGAGAAGAACTAAAATCGTGCATTGCCCGCGCTGCTGCGGGGGCACAGCACATGAAATGTTTATAGGCAACCCACCCTGCCATAGGGGTTGGGTTGCTTTTTTACATTTATGGGCCAAGGCACAATAATTGCCGCAATTTTGAGTTATTATTGTTGTAGCATTATAAATATTTTTGATTGATGAAACTTACCAAGACGTTGATACTCGTCTCCTTGGCCATGGCGGGCACACTGGCCGCCCAGGCCGACGACGACATTAAGAACACCGAGTTCAACCCAGTAACCACGGGTGTGACTTCGCTTGGCATCACCCCCGATGCCCGTGGAGCCTCGATGGGCGACTTGGGTGTGGCTACCGACCCCGATGTGAACTCTCAATTCTGGAATCCAGCAAAATATGCCTTCGCCTACAGCACCGCAGGCGCATCGCTTTCCTACACCCCCTGGTTGCGCAAGATTGTGAACGACATCTACCTGGCCAACCTGGCGGGCTACTGGAAAATAGGCGGTGGCGACAACCAGGCCGTGAGTGCCTCGATGCGCTACTTCTCGCTGGGTGAGATACAGATGACTGGTGACCAGGGCAGCAACATAGGCAGCATCAACCCCTATGAGATGGCAGTCGACGTGGCCTACTCCCGCAAGCTTTCAGAGAAATTCTCGATGGCCGTGGCCCTGCGCTACATCTACTCCAACCTGGGCTACAGCGAGTACTCGTCGACCGAGGGCACCACGGGTGCGTCGGCCTTTGCTGCCGACATCGCCGGCTACTACACTACCTATCCCGTGATAGGCCGCAACGAGTGCCAGTGGTCGCTGGGATGGAACCTGTCCAATATTGGCTCCAAGGTGTCTTATGACCACGGCGACAACCCGGCTTTCCTGCCCGCCAACCTGCGCATAGGCACAGCTTTCACCTTCCCGCTGGCCGACTATCACAATCTCACCGTCTCGCTCGATGCCAACAAGCTGCTCGTGCCGGCCAAGCCGCGTCTGTCGGACTACAGCGGCGAGGAATCGGAGTCAAAATATGAAGAAGACTTGCAGAAGTGGAAAGACAAGAGCTCGATATCGGGCATCTTCGACTCCTTCGACAAGGACTGGGCCAAGCGCATCACCGAGTCGATCGGTCTGGAATATGCCTACAACCAGCAGTTTTTCTTGCGTGCCGGTTACTTCCACGAGAGCAAGTTCAGCGGCAATCGCCAGTACTTCGGCATGGGTGCAGGTTTTGCGCTCAATGTGATAAAAATCGACGCCAGCTACATGATAGCCACTGCCCAAAACAGCCCGCTCGACCAGACGCTGCGTTTCACCCTCTCGTTTGACCTCGACGGCATCAAGGGTCTCTTTGGCCGCCGTTAAAATCTATATTGTGCACAACTATGGCAAGAATAGGAATGGGATATGACGTGCACCGCCTTGTGGCGGGACGCGACTTGTGGCTGGGTGGGGTGAAAATCGACCACACCATGGGGCTGCTGGGCCACAGCGACGCCGATGTGGCCATTCACGCGCTGTGCGACGCTCTGCTGGGCGCTGCATGCCTGCGCGACATAGGCTATCACTTCCCCGACACCGACCCTCGATACAAGGGCATCGACAGCCGCAAGCTCCTGCGCGAGGTGGCCCGCCTGTTGCGCGAGCAGGGCTACCGCCTGGGCAATTGCGACATCACGATATGTGCCGAGCGGCCCAAGATCAATCCTCACATTCCTGCCATGCAGCAGCAGCTGGCTGCCTGCCTGGAGTGTGAACCGGGCCAGGTGAGCATCAAGGCCACCACCACCGAGCGGCTGGGCTTCACCGGGCGCGAGGAGGGCATCGCGGCCTATGCCGTGGCCCTCATCGAGAAAGCCTGAAACAATACATGTACATTTGATTCTCCACCCCCATTATACCCGGGGACACGGCGGGCAAGCGTGCACCATGCGCACTTGCCCGCCGTGCCAGTTTAGCGTAGCGTTTTTTTTGTGCTGTTGTCAAGAATTATCATTAACTTTGTACATCATCAACTTCAAAAAAAACTTTGCTTAAACAATGAAACAATTGATTATCGCACTGGCCTTTGGGGCCGCCATGACCTTGCCCTCGTGGGCTGGTATCACGATAGGGTCGACGTCGTACTCGGCCGACACGCTGTTTCGGCGCCAGATAGGACCGGGCATTGTCAACACGATAATCCGCATTCCCGACTATCCCCTCAATGTGTACTTGCTTGAGGCCGACATGAGCAACCCCTACAACCGTGTCGAGACCACGGTAGGGCAGGGCAGGCTGGGTAGCCTGGAACTGCTCACCGCTGCTGCCAAGCGCGTGAGCACCTCGTCAAAGCGGGTAGTGGCCGGTTGCAATGCCAACTTCTGGTGCGTGAGCTCGCAAAGCGATGCCGCCTACATGCTGGGCAGCCCCTATGGTGCCGTGGTGAGAAACGACACTACCTATCTCAATACCAACAACGTCAACGACACGTGGGACGGCGGCCCATCGCGCACGGGTGCCGTGGCCATCGACCACAACAAACAGCTCTATATGGGCCATTTCACGTGGAAGGCCGCAGTTGCTGCCACCAAACTTGGTACTGCATTGGAAATCAACAAGGTGAACCGCCGTAACCTTGACAATGAGATGTGCCTGTGGAATGAGGCCTACGGCCGCACGCGCGAGTTTGAAGACGACTGGACCTCGGCAGGCGCAAGAGGCACCAACAATGCCGACAATTACTATCTCGACTTTGCCCAAGGCAGCGGTTGGAGTGTGAACCGGGCCATGACAATGGTCGTGAAAAAGGTTGTGACCGATGCCGACCGCCTCACGCTGGGCAACTACACGGCTTGCATCACGGCCACGGGCTCCTACAAGGCCAAGATGCGTGTCCTGGCTGTGGGCGACACCATCACCGTCAATCAGGGTTGGACGACCAGCGAGCCCGATGCCCAGGCTGTGGCACCGTGGATCGAGAACATGGTCGAGGGCAATGCCCCCGTCATGCACCATGGCCAGCTCACCAGCCGCAACACCGACGAGTCCTACAACTCCCAGGTGTATTCCCGCACGGGCTATGGCACCAGTGCCGATGGCAGGAAACTCTACATGATAGTCATCGACAAGAGCAAGAGCGCACTCTACGGCCAGTCGGCCGGTTGCTCGACCACTGTGATGTGCAACATCTTGCAGAGTCTTTTCCCCGACATCAGCGAGGTGGTGAATTTCGATGCCGGCGGCTCGGCCCAGATGCTGGTCGACGGCAAGATTGTCAACACCACAACCGAGAGCATTCCGCGCGCTGTGGCTACAGGGTGGTTTCTGGAGTCGACAGCGCCGTCCGACAGTGTTGTCGCCAGCATTCAGTTTGCCGACCCCCAGCTTCGGCTGCCCATCTATAGCAGCTACACACCTCAAGTCATAGGCTACAACCAGTATGGCGACATTGTGAACGAGCATCTCGCCGGGTTCACGCTCAGTTGCGACAGCACGCTGG
This window contains:
- a CDS encoding phosphodiester glycosidase family protein, which gives rise to MKQLIIALAFGAAMTLPSWAGITIGSTSYSADTLFRRQIGPGIVNTIIRIPDYPLNVYLLEADMSNPYNRVETTVGQGRLGSLELLTAAAKRVSTSSKRVVAGCNANFWCVSSQSDAAYMLGSPYGAVVRNDTTYLNTNNVNDTWDGGPSRTGAVAIDHNKQLYMGHFTWKAAVAATKLGTALEINKVNRRNLDNEMCLWNEAYGRTREFEDDWTSAGARGTNNADNYYLDFAQGSGWSVNRAMTMVVKKVVTDADRLTLGNYTACITATGSYKAKMRVLAVGDTITVNQGWTTSEPDAQAVAPWIENMVEGNAPVMHHGQLTSRNTDESYNSQVYSRTGYGTSADGRKLYMIVIDKSKSALYGQSAGCSTTVMCNILQSLFPDISEVVNFDAGGSAQMLVDGKIVNTTTESIPRAVATGWFLESTAPSDSVVASIQFADPQLRLPIYSSYTPQVIGYNQYGDIVNEHLAGFTLSCDSTLGTASGSQFTASGTATRGLLTASYHGLVATLPVTTMPAQPAIASRSLLVDGRSWLLPVTATVDGVTYHYDSSRLEWKVEDESVASVTSGKIRGLANGTTRVMCRIGELADTAAVTVEMADSAYLHQRFDGWTLKGSGASSLSLSASGVLSYTYTASRAPYIKLLKDVTFYSLPDTVGLTFTSSVPLDYVQVDVRNASTTSANYQKFDNNGSGYEAGRSYTVRIDLDGMGGAGQLTTYPLTVKELRFGIDKSKATTGEQSLVVDSFYGHYQLPARGDVNGDGVVNQSDVTALISNILGLSSYPAGLCDINGDALVNVTDAGALVNRILGR
- the rplU gene encoding 50S ribosomal protein L21; its protein translation is MYAIVDIQGQQFKAEQGKTLYVHYLGDEKKEGDSVEFDKVLLVDADGAVKVGAPTVEGAKVVCEVKTPLVKGEHVIVFKKRRRKGYRRLNGHRQMFTQLVIKEVIA
- the ispF gene encoding 2-C-methyl-D-erythritol 2,4-cyclodiphosphate synthase, producing the protein MARIGMGYDVHRLVAGRDLWLGGVKIDHTMGLLGHSDADVAIHALCDALLGAACLRDIGYHFPDTDPRYKGIDSRKLLREVARLLREQGYRLGNCDITICAERPKINPHIPAMQQQLAACLECEPGQVSIKATTTERLGFTGREEGIAAYAVALIEKA
- the rpmA gene encoding 50S ribosomal protein L27, producing MAHKKGQTSSRNGRESQSKRLGVKIFGGQFANAGSIIRRQRGTVHRPGTNVGMGKDHTLYALVSGTVEFQHRAGHTYVNVVAAPAAQESEKN
- the porV gene encoding type IX secretion system outer membrane channel protein PorV, which gives rise to MKLTKTLILVSLAMAGTLAAQADDDIKNTEFNPVTTGVTSLGITPDARGASMGDLGVATDPDVNSQFWNPAKYAFAYSTAGASLSYTPWLRKIVNDIYLANLAGYWKIGGGDNQAVSASMRYFSLGEIQMTGDQGSNIGSINPYEMAVDVAYSRKLSEKFSMAVALRYIYSNLGYSEYSSTEGTTGASAFAADIAGYYTTYPVIGRNECQWSLGWNLSNIGSKVSYDHGDNPAFLPANLRIGTAFTFPLADYHNLTVSLDANKLLVPAKPRLSDYSGEESESKYEEDLQKWKDKSSISGIFDSFDKDWAKRITESIGLEYAYNQQFFLRAGYFHESKFSGNRQYFGMGAGFALNVIKIDASYMIATAQNSPLDQTLRFTLSFDLDGIKGLFGRR